One segment of Streptomyces sp. NA02950 DNA contains the following:
- a CDS encoding YbaY family lipoprotein — translation MSSVLSGIVSLPADTPVGQAARVVVEVRNVSRADMPSSVVGAQVLTDVPLSPGGHVPFSVKVPGELVPGDAYGLRVHVDVSGTGFLERGDLVSAHANPVPAGSVAGLIAPVSKV, via the coding sequence ATGAGCAGCGTCCTGAGCGGCATCGTGTCCCTGCCCGCCGACACCCCGGTGGGACAGGCGGCCCGGGTGGTGGTGGAGGTCCGCAATGTGTCCCGCGCGGACATGCCCTCGTCGGTGGTGGGCGCGCAGGTGCTCACCGATGTGCCGCTGAGCCCCGGAGGCCATGTCCCCTTCAGCGTCAAGGTGCCCGGTGAGCTGGTCCCCGGGGACGCCTACGGACTGCGGGTCCACGTCGACGTCAGCGGCACCGGGTTCCTGGAGCGCGGCGATCTGGTGAGCGCCCACGCCAATCCGGTGCCGGCCGGGTCCGTCGCCGGGCTGATCGCCCCGGTCAGCAAGGTGTGA
- a CDS encoding DUF3105 domain-containing protein yields the protein MGSKGSKTKGAASDRRAKIEELRRAEKARERRYRILTITSCTVIVAGLAVGGYFLVDTGDKDEKTKVTSQTVRTGTFKGMTTWKGLTQTHVRGKVKYAMSPPVGGDHNQVWQNCSGDVYDKPLENEHAVHSLEHGAVWVTYTDKASAKDVATLKARVERTQYSLMSPYPGQKSPIILNAWGHQLKIDKASDPRVAAFFSTFVQGDQTPEPGAACTGGKPS from the coding sequence ATGGGTTCCAAGGGCTCGAAGACGAAGGGCGCGGCCTCCGACCGCCGCGCGAAGATAGAAGAGCTGCGCCGCGCGGAGAAGGCCCGCGAGCGCCGCTACCGGATCCTGACCATCACCTCCTGCACGGTGATCGTCGCCGGTCTGGCCGTCGGCGGCTACTTCCTGGTGGACACCGGGGACAAGGACGAGAAGACCAAGGTCACCTCCCAGACCGTGCGCACCGGTACGTTCAAGGGCATGACCACATGGAAGGGACTGACCCAGACCCACGTCCGGGGCAAGGTCAAGTACGCCATGTCACCGCCGGTGGGCGGGGACCACAACCAGGTCTGGCAGAACTGCTCCGGCGACGTCTACGACAAGCCGCTGGAGAACGAGCACGCGGTGCACTCCCTCGAGCACGGCGCGGTGTGGGTGACCTACACCGACAAGGCGTCGGCGAAGGACGTGGCCACGCTCAAGGCGCGGGTGGAGAGGACCCAGTACTCCCTGATGAGTCCGTACCCGGGCCAGAAGTCCCCGATCATCCTGAACGCCTGGGGGCATCAGCTGAAGATCGACAAGGCGTCCGACCCGCGAGTGGCCGCCTTCTTCAGCACGTTCGTGCAGGGCGACCAGACTCCTGAACCGGGCGCCGCCTGCACCGGGGGGAAGCCTTCATGA
- a CDS encoding metalloregulator ArsR/SmtB family transcription factor: MSARMHLSDAHRAHQRAPSAAQFDRAARLLGLLADRTRLVLLHTLTAGEADVTALTAACSAARPAVSQHLAKLRLAGLVTSRKDGRRVVYALQDGHLARLVAEALSHADHELSGLPRHD, translated from the coding sequence ATGAGCGCACGCATGCACCTATCAGATGCGCACCGTGCGCATCAGCGAGCACCGAGCGCCGCGCAGTTCGACCGCGCGGCCCGCCTCCTCGGCCTGCTCGCCGACCGCACCCGGCTGGTGCTGCTGCACACGCTCACCGCGGGTGAGGCCGATGTGACCGCCCTGACCGCCGCCTGCAGCGCCGCCCGCCCGGCCGTCAGCCAGCACCTCGCCAAGCTGCGGCTGGCCGGTCTGGTCACCTCCCGCAAGGACGGCCGCCGGGTGGTCTACGCACTCCAGGACGGACACCTCGCCCGGCTGGTCGCCGAGGCCCTCAGCCACGCCGACCACGAGCTGTCCGGCCTGCCCCGGCACGACTGA
- the tgmA gene encoding putative ATP-grasp-modified RiPP, with the protein MQTTTTAQPRIPWGISRMRPYPSTYQPGYATAELDPTTQTTVFRDSRGGVVEMGKHGTSKGTETQPQSTNQDSRNDTDHDQDSEQD; encoded by the coding sequence ATGCAGACCACTACGACGGCCCAACCGCGCATCCCCTGGGGCATTAGCCGGATGCGTCCCTACCCCAGCACCTACCAGCCCGGATACGCCACCGCCGAACTCGACCCCACCACCCAGACCACCGTCTTCCGCGACTCGCGGGGCGGCGTCGTGGAGATGGGCAAGCACGGCACGAGCAAGGGCACCGAGACGCAACCGCAGTCCACCAACCAGGACAGCCGCAACGACACCGACCACGACCAGGACAGCGAGCAGGACTGA
- a CDS encoding cation diffusion facilitator family transporter gives MRHRAGHLLRPHSHDSADRTDHALETSARGMRALWVSLAVLGTTALAQAVVVALSGSVALLGDTVHNAADALTALPLAVAFVLGRRASTRRFTYGYGRAEDLAGIAIVLTIAASAAFAAWTAVDRLLHPREISHLPAVAVAAVIGCVGNEWVARYRIRVGREIGSAALIADGLHARTDGFTSLAVLAGAGGAALGWRSADPLVGLAITAAILLVLRDAAREVFRRVMDAVDPELVDAAERAVTAVPGVRGVGELRLRWIGHRLRAEVAVVVDGRLRVREAHRVAVEAEHALLHAVPRLTAALIHADPAPVPGAPDPHAPLAHHAVPRTAA, from the coding sequence CTGCGCCACCGGGCCGGGCATCTGCTCCGCCCCCATTCCCACGACTCCGCCGACCGCACCGACCACGCCCTGGAGACCTCCGCGCGGGGCATGCGCGCCCTGTGGGTCTCCCTCGCGGTGCTCGGCACCACCGCCCTGGCCCAGGCCGTGGTCGTGGCGCTGTCCGGCTCGGTCGCGCTGCTGGGCGACACCGTGCACAACGCGGCGGACGCCCTGACCGCGCTGCCGCTCGCCGTCGCCTTCGTCCTCGGCCGCCGCGCCTCCACCCGCCGCTTCACCTACGGCTACGGGCGCGCCGAAGACCTGGCCGGGATCGCGATCGTGCTCACCATCGCGGCCTCCGCCGCGTTCGCCGCCTGGACCGCCGTCGACCGGCTGCTGCACCCGCGGGAGATCAGCCATCTGCCCGCGGTGGCCGTGGCCGCCGTCATCGGCTGCGTCGGCAACGAATGGGTCGCCCGCTACCGCATCCGCGTCGGCCGGGAGATCGGCTCGGCCGCGCTGATCGCCGACGGACTGCACGCCCGCACCGACGGCTTCACCTCGCTCGCCGTCCTGGCCGGCGCGGGCGGCGCGGCGCTCGGCTGGCGGTCGGCCGACCCGCTGGTGGGGCTGGCCATCACCGCCGCCATCCTGCTGGTGCTGCGCGACGCCGCCCGCGAGGTGTTCCGCCGGGTGATGGACGCCGTGGACCCGGAGCTGGTCGACGCGGCCGAGCGGGCGGTGACGGCCGTCCCCGGCGTGCGGGGCGTGGGCGAACTGCGGCTCCGCTGGATCGGCCACCGGCTGCGGGCGGAGGTCGCGGTGGTGGTCGACGGGCGCTTGCGGGTACGGGAAGCCCACCGGGTCGCCGTCGAGGCCGAACACGCCCTGCTGCACGCGGTGCCGCGGCTGACCGCCGCCCTGATCCACGCCGATCCGGCACCGGTGCCCGGCGCCCCCGACCCGCATGCGCCGCTCGCCCACCACGCCGTCCCGCGCACCGCCGCATAG
- a CDS encoding response regulator transcription factor — protein sequence MATTDGGRVLVTDDDAAIRRSLERGLRLNGFSVSLADGGRAALAAVRDHAPDVVVLDISMPDLSGIEVCRALRGDGNDIPVLMLSALDEVSDRVAGLQAGGDDYLVKPFALQELVLRLHALLRRRPPAPTDRVRVGPLEIAPEAREAWLDGAPLPLTRREFELLEVLARNTGIVLTRDQLLDRVWGYDFEVRTDAVDTFVSYLRRKMEAGGRPRMLHTVRGVGFVLRTPDGPGGRTS from the coding sequence ATGGCGACCACAGATGGCGGACGGGTCCTGGTGACCGACGACGACGCGGCCATCCGGCGCTCCCTGGAGCGCGGACTGCGGCTCAACGGCTTCTCCGTGTCCCTCGCCGACGGCGGTCGCGCCGCCCTCGCCGCGGTGCGCGACCACGCCCCCGACGTGGTGGTCCTGGACATCTCCATGCCGGACCTGAGCGGTATCGAGGTGTGCCGGGCGCTGCGCGGCGACGGCAACGACATCCCGGTGCTGATGCTGTCCGCCCTCGACGAGGTGTCCGACCGGGTCGCCGGACTCCAGGCCGGGGGCGACGACTACCTCGTCAAACCCTTCGCCCTGCAAGAGCTGGTGCTGCGGCTGCACGCCCTGCTGCGCCGCCGCCCGCCCGCGCCCACCGACCGGGTGCGCGTCGGTCCGCTGGAGATCGCCCCCGAGGCGCGCGAGGCATGGCTGGACGGGGCGCCGCTGCCGCTCACCCGGCGCGAGTTCGAACTGCTGGAGGTGCTCGCCCGCAACACCGGGATCGTGCTCACCCGGGACCAGTTGCTGGACCGCGTCTGGGGCTACGACTTCGAGGTGCGCACCGACGCCGTGGACACTTTCGTCAGCTATCTGCGGCGCAAGATGGAGGCCGGCGGACGGCCGCGCATGCTGCACACCGTGCGCGGAGTGGGCTTTGTGCTGCGCACCCCCGACGGCCCGGGCGGCCGTACGTCATGA
- a CDS encoding cellulose-binding domain-containing protein, with translation MSHHSSLRNGANVPLGHAAPPSEGPDAEVSATALLNAYWDAVADYAELCTTSPENGMRLATEAFRRGIRQARNLRTRGWQRLPWLPLLLAAVRKTAADWNANRHGDRLNSDLRLWLGSDQAARYAVPRREQPLALRGLRDLPEADGALLWSVEVESRSVEAVARELGCDALTAAEEIDRVRHAYRERCRRNHVESLTAGECVSYAKLLDAATRSPDAPSPADLWDHLAGCARCREASACLYLHGGGLPGALAGGVLGWGGHPYLERRRLVAAQAPGAQPTRSAATPNAVRPRLWERLLDRFDIPWLRRLRGRVATAGGRAVRGRHRRTRTTVALSAAAVVLLAGLATLVGPDSSEDEDRDSAGPRDPGTALPNGVPPGTAPEDTDRPTTPEPSEDKGNHDNKGDKDRKKPDAPRSPRPSPTEHTPGPGADHRPEDPPKPPACTAGYEVVESWPDGFEAEVTVTSRKALDTWRVSWTLPGSQEVKHLWDGEYTQDGDRVTVTAKSYNARVEAGGTISFGFTADKEGDVRAARGFALGGSPCSA, from the coding sequence ATGTCCCACCACTCATCTCTCCGGAACGGCGCGAACGTGCCGCTCGGTCACGCCGCCCCTCCCTCCGAGGGGCCCGACGCCGAGGTCTCCGCGACCGCCCTGCTCAACGCCTACTGGGATGCCGTCGCCGACTACGCCGAACTGTGCACCACCAGCCCCGAGAACGGTATGCGGCTGGCCACCGAGGCGTTCCGGCGCGGTATCCGGCAGGCCCGCAACCTCCGTACCCGCGGCTGGCAGCGCCTCCCCTGGCTGCCGCTGCTGCTGGCCGCCGTGCGGAAGACCGCCGCCGACTGGAACGCCAACCGCCACGGCGACCGCCTCAACTCCGATCTGCGGCTCTGGCTGGGCTCCGACCAGGCGGCCCGCTACGCCGTGCCGCGCCGGGAGCAGCCGCTCGCGCTGCGCGGGCTGCGGGACCTGCCGGAGGCGGACGGCGCGCTGCTGTGGTCGGTCGAGGTGGAGTCGCGGTCCGTGGAGGCGGTCGCCCGGGAACTGGGCTGCGACGCCCTGACCGCGGCCGAGGAGATCGACCGGGTCCGCCACGCCTACCGGGAGCGCTGTCGGCGCAACCATGTGGAGTCCCTGACCGCCGGGGAGTGCGTCAGCTACGCCAAGCTGCTGGACGCGGCGACCCGTTCGCCCGACGCCCCCTCACCCGCCGACCTGTGGGACCACCTGGCGGGGTGCGCACGGTGCCGGGAGGCCTCCGCCTGTCTCTATCTGCACGGCGGCGGACTGCCCGGCGCGCTGGCGGGCGGAGTGCTCGGCTGGGGCGGGCACCCGTATCTCGAACGGCGCCGTCTGGTCGCCGCACAGGCCCCCGGCGCCCAGCCCACCCGCTCGGCGGCGACCCCGAACGCCGTCCGGCCGCGCTTATGGGAAAGGCTGCTGGACCGGTTCGACATACCGTGGCTCAGACGGCTGCGCGGCAGGGTCGCCACCGCGGGCGGCCGGGCCGTCCGCGGACGGCACCGCAGAACCCGGACCACGGTGGCGCTGTCGGCGGCCGCCGTGGTGCTGCTCGCCGGACTGGCCACGCTGGTCGGGCCGGACTCCTCCGAGGACGAGGACCGGGACAGCGCCGGACCGCGGGACCCGGGCACCGCCTTGCCGAACGGGGTGCCCCCGGGGACGGCGCCGGAAGACACGGACCGGCCCACCACCCCCGAACCGTCCGAGGACAAGGGCAACCACGACAACAAAGGCGATAAGGACCGCAAGAAGCCGGACGCTCCGCGCTCCCCCCGTCCGTCGCCGACGGAGCACACCCCCGGGCCCGGTGCGGACCACCGGCCCGAGGATCCTCCCAAGCCGCCCGCCTGCACGGCGGGGTACGAGGTCGTCGAGTCCTGGCCCGACGGTTTCGAGGCCGAGGTCACCGTCACCTCCCGCAAGGCCCTGGACACCTGGCGGGTCAGCTGGACGCTCCCCGGCTCCCAGGAGGTCAAGCATCTGTGGGACGGCGAGTACACCCAGGACGGCGACCGGGTGACCGTGACGGCGAAGAGCTACAACGCGCGGGTGGAGGCGGGCGGCACGATCTCCTTCGGCTTCACCGCCGACAAGGAGGGCGATGTGCGGGCGGCCCGCGGCTTCGCCCTCGGCGGCAGCCCCTGCTCGGCCTGA
- a CDS encoding helix-turn-helix domain-containing protein, whose translation MPQSNEEHIGARIADYRKLRQLTQTALAQRAFLARSTIAKVERGLAPATPSVVAAVARVLQVDVAVLNGQPYISELQQDHLDRLISPLSEALDLYDLGPDPHIAPRLIGQVEGDVRALCAGASATEYRDIGSKLPGLLGELTTMVSLLPPGEEYRRAASSLSWCYWVAYEFAYRVGYHDLASTALERMGWMAEQAQDPLLLAIRLNKRSSMLLRRGNNQMSLRVIARGHDLVDQVERPGDVDALAVTGSLHLASAIAAAQAKDADAVTGYMGLAHETAKEIGRDVPEVYWSSFGLTNVQHFDVATNVELGELGEAVKLSKKLHFPETHPRMRVGRYYIEMARAYAQMGKAEPAERFLVRARRVAPQQARYHPLVRETIGTLVRRQRRAPESLSSLAAWVGM comes from the coding sequence ATGCCACAGAGCAATGAGGAACACATCGGCGCTCGAATCGCGGACTACCGGAAACTGCGCCAGCTCACCCAGACTGCCCTCGCTCAGCGCGCGTTCCTTGCCCGCAGCACCATCGCCAAGGTCGAGCGGGGTCTGGCGCCGGCCACACCCTCGGTCGTGGCCGCCGTCGCCCGAGTCCTCCAGGTCGATGTCGCCGTGCTCAACGGCCAGCCGTACATCTCGGAGCTCCAGCAAGACCACCTCGATCGCCTCATCTCCCCGTTGTCGGAGGCGTTGGATCTCTACGACCTCGGACCCGACCCTCACATCGCCCCCCGGCTCATCGGCCAAGTCGAGGGCGACGTCAGGGCACTGTGCGCCGGGGCCTCCGCTACGGAGTACAGGGACATTGGTTCGAAGCTGCCTGGCCTCCTTGGGGAACTCACCACGATGGTCAGCCTCCTGCCTCCGGGCGAGGAGTACCGGCGCGCGGCCTCGTCGCTGAGCTGGTGCTACTGGGTCGCCTACGAGTTCGCCTACCGGGTCGGCTACCACGATCTGGCGTCTACCGCGCTGGAGCGCATGGGCTGGATGGCCGAGCAGGCGCAGGACCCGCTGCTGCTCGCCATCCGTTTGAACAAGCGCTCCAGCATGCTGCTCCGGCGCGGGAACAATCAGATGTCGCTACGGGTCATCGCGCGCGGCCACGATCTGGTCGATCAGGTCGAGCGGCCCGGAGACGTGGATGCCCTGGCCGTGACCGGGAGTCTGCATCTCGCGTCGGCCATCGCGGCCGCCCAGGCCAAAGACGCTGATGCCGTCACCGGATACATGGGTCTCGCGCACGAGACCGCCAAGGAGATTGGCCGGGATGTGCCGGAGGTGTACTGGTCCTCGTTCGGCTTGACGAACGTGCAGCACTTCGATGTCGCGACCAACGTGGAGCTCGGTGAACTCGGCGAGGCGGTCAAGCTGTCGAAGAAGCTGCACTTCCCCGAGACGCATCCTCGGATGCGGGTCGGCCGGTACTACATCGAGATGGCCCGGGCCTACGCCCAGATGGGCAAGGCAGAACCTGCCGAACGGTTCCTGGTCCGGGCTCGCCGGGTGGCCCCGCAGCAGGCCCGGTACCACCCTCTGGTGCGAGAGACGATCGGCACCTTGGTGCGTCGGCAGCGACGGGCGCCTGAGTCCTTGTCGTCGCTCGCTGCGTGGGTCGGCATGTAG
- a CDS encoding HAMP domain-containing sensor histidine kinase translates to MRLATRIALAVGAAVPVLVLASGWVLLRLVATDLHHEQDARLRRAAQAVAPDARALLRATASGRQAAQQNRERRLLGSALDMGIRLNGPGGTVAAGPRPDDSSVALPEVSGRPVTVRADDASWRALSLPVSIGQRQGRPAARGTLWLFSPDATSEAELSLVRRRVVTVALLAAPLAGALAWAAASGTVRPLRRLQRRTSGLDPRTSPARLDHRRTGIAEVDDLAATLRTVLDRYDQQAARTAEALETARSFAAAASHELRTPLMSMRTNLDILAEYPELPAADRTEVLADLGEEHERLLRLLVMLRALAHGDLVEADAFEPVDLAEVVEASAADLRRRHPEADVRVTAAPGLWAHGWEQGLRSVVDNLLTNALVHGTPDGRPARIDVALGPERAPDGPAALLTVDDRGPGIPPELREEVFQRFHRRPDSPGSGLGLTLIAQQIALHRGTVAVANRPDGRPGARLAIRLPVLADGSVAAAGGGEATLPLLRRDWYSGPGPHPGAGPQEFHKERP, encoded by the coding sequence ATGAGGCTGGCCACCCGTATCGCGCTCGCCGTGGGGGCCGCCGTCCCCGTCCTCGTCCTCGCCTCCGGCTGGGTGCTGTTGCGGCTGGTCGCCACCGATCTGCACCACGAACAGGACGCCCGGCTGCGCCGCGCGGCGCAGGCGGTGGCCCCCGACGCGCGGGCCCTGCTGCGCGCCACCGCGTCGGGCCGCCAGGCGGCCCAGCAGAACCGTGAACGGCGGCTGCTGGGCTCGGCCCTGGACATGGGCATCCGGCTCAACGGTCCGGGCGGCACCGTCGCCGCCGGGCCCCGGCCGGACGACAGCTCCGTGGCCCTGCCGGAGGTGTCCGGACGGCCCGTCACGGTGCGCGCGGACGACGCGAGCTGGCGGGCGCTGTCCCTCCCGGTGTCGATCGGGCAGCGGCAGGGCAGACCAGCGGCGCGGGGCACCTTGTGGCTGTTCTCCCCCGACGCCACCAGCGAGGCCGAACTCTCGCTCGTCCGCCGCCGCGTGGTGACCGTCGCGCTGCTGGCCGCCCCGCTCGCCGGGGCCCTGGCCTGGGCCGCCGCGTCGGGCACGGTCCGGCCGCTGCGCCGTCTCCAGCGCCGTACCAGCGGGCTCGATCCGCGTACCAGCCCGGCCCGGCTGGACCACCGGCGCACCGGGATCGCCGAGGTCGACGATCTGGCGGCCACCCTGCGAACCGTGCTGGACCGCTACGACCAGCAGGCCGCGCGCACCGCGGAGGCGCTGGAGACCGCGCGCTCGTTCGCGGCGGCCGCCTCCCACGAACTGCGCACCCCGCTGATGAGCATGCGCACCAACCTCGACATCCTCGCCGAGTACCCCGAACTGCCCGCCGCCGACCGCACCGAGGTGCTGGCCGACCTCGGCGAGGAGCACGAACGGCTGCTGCGGCTGCTGGTGATGCTCCGGGCGCTGGCCCACGGCGATCTGGTGGAGGCCGACGCCTTCGAACCCGTCGACCTCGCCGAGGTGGTGGAGGCGTCGGCGGCCGATCTGCGCCGCCGCCACCCGGAGGCCGACGTGCGGGTGACCGCCGCTCCGGGGCTGTGGGCGCACGGCTGGGAGCAGGGGCTGCGCTCGGTGGTGGACAACCTGCTCACCAACGCGCTGGTGCACGGCACCCCGGACGGCCGACCGGCCCGGATCGACGTGGCGTTGGGGCCGGAGCGGGCACCGGACGGCCCGGCCGCGCTGCTGACGGTGGACGACCGGGGGCCGGGCATACCGCCCGAGCTCCGCGAGGAGGTCTTCCAGCGGTTCCACCGCCGCCCGGACAGCCCCGGCTCCGGGCTCGGGCTCACCCTGATCGCCCAGCAGATCGCGCTGCACCGCGGCACGGTGGCGGTGGCGAACCGGCCCGACGGGCGGCCGGGCGCGCGGCTCGCCATCCGGCTGCCGGTCCTGGCGGACGGATCCGTGGCGGCCGCCGGGGGCGGGGAGGCCACCCTGCCGCTGCTGCGCCGGGACTGGTACTCCGGGCCCGGCCCGCACCCGGGGGCCGGTCCACAGGAATTCCACAAAGAGCGTCCCTAG